One genomic window of Magnolia sinica isolate HGM2019 chromosome 3, MsV1, whole genome shotgun sequence includes the following:
- the LOC131239000 gene encoding 13S globulin basic chain-like: MPAECSLGTSLECHSMVYVTRGNGWVIVPEMFAVVKRAGNEGLEYITLKTNSDNAMTSALAGNAFALMNAYRISKKEARRLNYNRWR; the protein is encoded by the coding sequence ATGCCCGCAGAATGCTCTCTTGGCACCTCACTGGAATGCCACAGCATGGTGTATGTCACTAGAGGCAACGGCTGGGTGATTGTCCCGGAGATGTTTGCTGTGGTCAAACGAGCCGGGAATGAAGGTTTGGAGTACATCACCTTAAAGACCAACAGCGACAATGCGATGACCAGTGCGCTTGCCGGGAATGCATTTGCTTTGATGAATGCTTACAGGATCTCCAAGAAGGAAGCAAGGAGATTGAATTACAACAGGTGGAGATAA
- the LOC131240401 gene encoding H/ACA ribonucleoprotein complex subunit 3-like protein — MYLQFYINENGDKVYTTKKESPLGIATQSAHPARFSPDDKYSRQRVLLKKRFGLLPIQKPPPKY, encoded by the exons ATGTATCTTCAGTTCTATATAAATGAAAACGGAGATAAAGTTTACACCACCAAG AAAGAATCACCGCTTGGGATAGCAACACAGTCTGCTCATCCAG CTCGCTTCTCGCCGGATGACAAGTACTCAAGGCAGAGAGTGCTCCTGAAGAAGCGATTTGGATTGCTGCCGATCCAGAAACCACCACCCAAGTACTGA